The following proteins are encoded in a genomic region of Arachis stenosperma cultivar V10309 chromosome 4, arast.V10309.gnm1.PFL2, whole genome shotgun sequence:
- the LOC130975843 gene encoding uncharacterized protein LOC130975843, with protein MTIKKAPLDHSRSRFYDISKPFEEHFAGSAIYLHDSDYLNTIKQGQHESLKDYTTRFTKIAISIPDLHPEVELHTIKSGQRPGKFQDTIAVTKPKTMAKFREKAKGQIDIEKLRQAHKTKKPYYRDDDRTRDKKKNFKPTSRYKSYTQFNTKRDDIIKEILNSKLIKPPRKAGSYPDLKGANRTKYCYFHQKHGHTTDECVIAKDLLKRLARQGHLDKYIGGHMQRRTNTSGEQHPAQQHG; from the exons ATGACGATCAAGAAAGCTCCCCTGGACCATTCACGGTCGAG GTTCTATGACATATCAAAGCCCTTTGAGGAGCACTTTGCTGGATCGGCCATCTACTTACATGACTCCGATTACCTGAATACAATCAAGCAAGGCCAGCACGAAAGTCTCAAGGACTACACGACGCGCTTCACAAAAATAGCCATAAGTATACCCGACCTCCACCCCGAGGTGGAACTGCACACCATAAAAAGTGGACAGCGACCAGGAAAATTCCAGGACACCATTGCTGTAACCAAACCTAAGACTATGGCCAAGTTTCGCGAAAAGGCAAAAGGTCAGATCGACATCGAGAAACTCCGGCAAGCTCATAAAACAAAAAAGCCTTATTACAGAGACGACGACAGAACTCGAGACAAAAAGAAGAACTTCAAACCGACTTCACGATATAAGTCCTACACTCAATTCAACACCAAGCGTGACGATATCATCAAGGAAATCTTGAATTCGAAACTGATCAAACCGCCAAGAAAAGCCGGCAGTTACCCAGATTTAAAAGGCGCGAACAGAACAAAATACTGCTATTTTCACCAAAAGCACGGACACACTACCGACGAGTGTGTCATCGCCAAAGACCTTCTAAAGCGATTAGCTCGGCAAGGCCACCTGGACAAATACATCGGCGGCCACATGCAGCGCCGAACAAACACCTCTGGCGAACAACATCCAGCACAACAGCATGGCTGA